A DNA window from Variovorax sp. J2L1-78 contains the following coding sequences:
- a CDS encoding aconitate hydratase — protein MAKAPAHPFASALKTFKTASGGSGKYWSLKELAKQYPNIAKLPVSLRIVLESVMRNCDGQKVGVENVEQLANWQPNAERTEEIPFVVTRVVLQDFTGVPLLADLAAMRSVAQKLDKSPKTIEPLVPVDLVVDHSVMVDHYGTPKALDLNMKLEFQRNNERYQFMKWGMQAFDTFGVTPPGFGIVHQVNLEYLARGVYKAADDKAEVPTYYPDSLVGTDSHTTMINGIGVVGWGVGGIEAEAAMLGQPVYMLTPDVVGFELTGTLREGVTATDLVLFVTAILRSEKVVGKFVEFFGPGAASIAVPDRATIGNMAPEYGATMGFFPVDEMTLAYFKGTGRTQKEIERFEAYYKAQGLFGMPAPGELSYTKIVRLDLGTVSPSLAGPKRPQDRIDLGHLATKFSELYSKPNDANGFNQPADKLKIRYPLTRNGHGDDNEAPAPAPGAPRQVVEMVANRSTKAAAHVSATAPAAPKGQVTIGNGDVLIAAITSCTNTSNPSVLLAAGLLAKKAVEAGLTVKPHVKTSLAPGSRIVTEYLEKAGLMPYLEKLGFYLAGYGCTTCIGNAGDLTPEINEVIADNNLVAAAVLSGNRNFEARIHPNLKANFLASPPLVVAYAIAGNVMVDLMTQPVGKGKHGKDVYLGDIWPSAKEIDENLHFAMNAKAFRKNYEQIAENPGKLWSSIKGVSGDVYNWPTSTYIAEPPFFEGFKMKPAATNPGFSGARIMALFGDSITTDHISPAGSIKESSPAGIWLKAHGVQKADFNSYGSRRGNHEIMMRGTFANVRIKNLMLPPDEKGTQEEGGLTLFQPGNEKMFIYDAAMKYIEQGVPTVVFGGEEYGTGSSRDWAAKGTQLLGIKAVVARSFERIHRANLVGMGVLPLQFRGADSWQSLGLTGHEKIDVVIEGELKPMMDVKLVVHRPDGTHQEATVRLRIDTPIEVDYYKHGGILPFVLRQLLAA, from the coding sequence ATGGCCAAAGCACCGGCACACCCTTTCGCATCTGCCCTCAAGACATTCAAGACGGCATCGGGAGGGTCCGGCAAATACTGGTCGTTGAAGGAACTCGCCAAGCAGTACCCGAACATCGCGAAGCTGCCGGTCTCGCTGCGCATCGTGCTCGAGTCGGTGATGCGCAACTGCGATGGGCAGAAAGTCGGCGTCGAGAATGTCGAGCAGCTGGCCAACTGGCAACCGAACGCCGAGCGCACCGAGGAAATCCCCTTCGTCGTCACCCGCGTGGTGCTGCAGGACTTCACCGGCGTGCCGCTGCTGGCCGACCTGGCCGCCATGCGCAGCGTGGCGCAGAAGCTCGACAAGAGCCCCAAGACCATCGAGCCGCTGGTGCCGGTCGACCTGGTCGTCGACCACTCGGTGATGGTCGACCACTACGGCACGCCCAAGGCGCTCGACCTGAACATGAAGCTGGAGTTCCAGCGCAACAACGAGCGCTACCAGTTCATGAAGTGGGGCATGCAGGCCTTCGACACCTTCGGCGTCACGCCGCCGGGCTTCGGCATCGTGCACCAGGTGAACCTCGAGTACCTCGCCCGCGGCGTCTACAAGGCAGCCGACGACAAGGCCGAGGTGCCGACGTACTACCCCGACTCGCTGGTCGGCACCGACAGCCACACGACCATGATCAACGGCATCGGCGTGGTCGGATGGGGCGTGGGCGGCATCGAGGCCGAAGCCGCGATGCTGGGCCAGCCGGTCTACATGCTGACGCCCGACGTGGTGGGCTTCGAACTCACTGGCACGCTGCGCGAGGGCGTGACGGCCACCGACCTGGTGCTCTTCGTCACCGCCATCCTGCGCAGCGAGAAGGTGGTGGGCAAGTTCGTCGAATTCTTCGGCCCCGGCGCTGCCTCCATCGCGGTGCCCGACCGCGCGACCATCGGCAACATGGCGCCCGAGTACGGCGCCACCATGGGCTTCTTCCCGGTCGACGAGATGACGCTGGCCTACTTCAAGGGCACTGGCCGTACTCAGAAGGAAATCGAGCGCTTCGAGGCCTATTACAAGGCCCAGGGCCTGTTCGGCATGCCGGCGCCCGGCGAACTGAGCTACACGAAGATCGTGCGGCTCGACCTGGGCACCGTGTCGCCCAGCCTGGCCGGCCCCAAGCGCCCGCAGGACCGCATCGACCTCGGCCACTTGGCCACCAAGTTCTCCGAGCTCTACAGCAAGCCGAACGACGCCAACGGCTTCAACCAGCCGGCCGACAAGCTGAAGATCCGCTACCCGCTCACCAGGAACGGCCATGGCGACGACAACGAGGCGCCGGCGCCCGCGCCCGGTGCACCGCGCCAGGTGGTCGAGATGGTCGCCAACCGCTCGACCAAGGCTGCGGCGCATGTGAGCGCCACGGCACCGGCGGCGCCGAAGGGGCAGGTCACCATCGGCAACGGCGATGTGCTGATCGCGGCCATCACCTCCTGCACCAACACCTCGAACCCGAGCGTGCTGCTGGCTGCGGGCCTGCTGGCGAAGAAGGCGGTGGAGGCGGGCCTGACCGTCAAGCCGCACGTCAAGACCTCGCTGGCCCCCGGCTCGCGCATCGTCACCGAGTACCTCGAGAAGGCCGGCCTGATGCCGTACCTGGAGAAGCTGGGCTTCTACCTCGCGGGCTACGGCTGCACCACCTGCATCGGCAACGCCGGCGACCTCACGCCGGAGATCAACGAGGTCATCGCCGACAACAACCTGGTGGCGGCCGCGGTGCTCTCGGGCAACCGCAACTTCGAGGCGCGCATCCACCCGAACTTGAAGGCGAATTTCCTGGCCTCGCCGCCGCTGGTGGTGGCCTATGCCATCGCCGGCAACGTGATGGTCGACCTGATGACGCAGCCGGTGGGCAAGGGCAAGCACGGCAAGGACGTGTACCTGGGCGACATCTGGCCGAGCGCCAAGGAGATCGACGAGAACCTGCACTTCGCGATGAACGCCAAGGCCTTCCGCAAGAACTACGAGCAGATCGCCGAGAACCCCGGGAAGCTCTGGAGCAGCATCAAGGGCGTGAGCGGCGACGTCTACAACTGGCCCACCTCGACCTACATCGCCGAGCCGCCGTTCTTCGAGGGCTTCAAGATGAAGCCGGCCGCCACCAACCCGGGCTTCTCGGGCGCGCGCATCATGGCGCTGTTCGGCGACTCGATCACCACCGACCACATCTCGCCGGCCGGCTCCATCAAGGAAAGCTCGCCCGCGGGCATCTGGCTGAAGGCGCACGGCGTGCAGAAGGCCGACTTCAACAGCTACGGCTCGCGCCGCGGCAACCACGAGATCATGATGCGCGGCACCTTCGCCAACGTGCGCATCAAGAACCTCATGCTGCCGCCCGACGAGAAGGGCACGCAGGAAGAGGGCGGCCTCACGCTGTTCCAGCCGGGCAACGAGAAGATGTTCATCTACGACGCCGCGATGAAGTACATCGAGCAGGGCGTGCCCACCGTGGTCTTCGGCGGCGAGGAATACGGCACCGGTTCGTCGCGCGACTGGGCGGCCAAGGGCACCCAGTTGCTGGGCATCAAGGCCGTGGTGGCGCGCAGTTTCGAGCGCATCCACCGTGCCAATCTGGTCGGCATGGGCGTGCTGCCGCTGCAGTTCCGCGGTGCCGATTCGTGGCAGAGCCTGGGCCTGACCGGCCACGAGAAGATCGACGTGGTGATCGAGGGTGAGCTCAAGCCCATGATGGACGTGAAGCTGGTCGTGCACCGCCCCGACGGCACCCACCAGGAAGCGACGGTGCGGTTGCGCATCGACACGCCGATCGAGGTCGACTACTACAAGCACGGCGGCATCCTGCCCTTCGTGCTGCGGCAGCTGCTGGCGGCCTGA
- a CDS encoding helix-turn-helix domain-containing protein, which produces MAAMHRPALPPVAPGAREPFGAHLRHWRQRRRLSQLDLAQEAEVSTRHLSCVETGRAAPSREMVLRLAERLGVPLRERNALLVAAGFAPMYRQRTLDDPALAAARRAVDLVLKGHEPYPALAIDRHWHLVAANRIVPLLMAGAAPDLLKPPINVLRLSLHPDGLAPRIANLAQWRAHLLERLQQQVAASGDAVLQALHDELAAYPVAEPGRDATPAGGELAGVVVPFQLATPSGVLSFISTTTVFGTPVDVTLQELAVESFFPADAQTAAALGALAR; this is translated from the coding sequence ATGGCCGCCATGCACCGTCCCGCCCTTCCTCCCGTTGCTCCTGGCGCGCGCGAGCCCTTCGGCGCCCACTTGCGCCATTGGCGCCAACGCCGCCGGCTGAGCCAGCTCGATCTGGCGCAGGAGGCCGAGGTGTCGACCCGGCACCTGAGCTGTGTCGAGACCGGCCGCGCCGCGCCCAGCCGCGAAATGGTGCTGCGCCTGGCGGAACGGCTGGGCGTGCCGCTGCGCGAGCGCAATGCGCTGCTGGTCGCGGCCGGCTTCGCGCCCATGTACCGCCAGCGCACGCTCGACGACCCGGCGCTCGCCGCGGCGCGCCGAGCGGTCGACCTGGTGCTCAAGGGCCACGAGCCCTATCCCGCGCTGGCCATCGACCGCCACTGGCACCTGGTCGCGGCCAACCGCATCGTGCCCTTGCTGATGGCCGGTGCGGCGCCCGACCTGTTGAAGCCGCCGATCAACGTGCTGCGCCTGAGCCTGCACCCGGACGGGCTGGCGCCGCGCATCGCCAACCTGGCGCAATGGCGCGCGCACCTGCTGGAGCGCCTGCAGCAGCAGGTCGCTGCCTCTGGCGACGCCGTTCTGCAGGCGCTGCATGACGAACTCGCCGCCTACCCGGTCGCCGAACCCGGCAGGGACGCCACGCCCGCAGGCGGCGAACTGGCAGGCGTGGTCGTGCCCTTCCAGTTGGCGACGCCATCGGGCGTGCTGAGCTTCATCAGCACCACCACTGTCTTCGGCACACCGGTCGACGTGACGCTGCAGGAACTGGCCGTGGAATCCTTCTTCCCGGCCGACGCGCAGACCGCCGCCGCCCTGGGCGCGCTGGCGCGCTGA
- a CDS encoding pyridoxamine 5'-phosphate oxidase family protein, which translates to MTTTNDHQKLWDLIKDTRFGMFTHRHHDGLLHSHPLTTQNKALDEGATLYFFVPKDGEIARNVTADSAVNVAYANTDKDSYVSVSGRAALLEDQAKKEELFTAMAKAWFPKGVTDPNLGLLTVHIDNAEFWDVDDSKMVQIFKMMKAAITGEPPKNMGEHKTLNVG; encoded by the coding sequence ATGACCACCACGAACGACCATCAGAAGCTCTGGGACCTCATCAAGGACACCCGCTTCGGCATGTTCACGCACCGCCACCACGACGGGCTGCTGCACAGCCACCCGTTGACCACCCAGAACAAGGCCCTCGACGAAGGCGCGACGCTGTATTTCTTCGTCCCCAAGGACGGCGAGATTGCCCGCAACGTCACCGCGGACAGCGCCGTGAACGTGGCCTACGCCAACACCGACAAGGACAGCTACGTGTCGGTGTCCGGGAGGGCCGCGCTGCTGGAGGACCAGGCGAAGAAGGAAGAGCTTTTCACCGCCATGGCGAAGGCCTGGTTTCCGAAGGGCGTGACCGACCCCAACCTCGGCCTGCTCACGGTCCACATCGACAACGCCGAATTCTGGGATGTCGACGACAGCAAGATGGTGCAGATCTTCAAGATGATGAAGGCCGCCATCACCGGCGAGCCGCCCAAGAACATGGGCGAGCACAAGACGCTCAACGTGGGCTGA
- a CDS encoding acyl-CoA dehydrogenase family protein — MLAPRLDRRLDVLLDRTRPEPPGLADLVAAGLDRLPLPGTGRTLERWQALAAVAACDLSLVKRFEGHTDALAILAELGGAEAPEGSRWGTWCAEPPTARVALRQRDGRWVLEGTKAWCSGAADVTHAVVSCWDEDGAQRLAAVAMAQPGVRVTGQGWHAVGMSATGSVDVQFDGAEALPVGEAGDYVARPGFWQGGAGIAACWYGGAWGIAEMTRALCGPRPDAHRLAHLGAIDVALAGAAAVLREMAAWIDEQPSSLAHPCALRARLVTEAAASAVLEHAGRALGAGPLCRDPRFARAMADLPVFLRQSHAERDLAALGEAVLPPQEAPWAL; from the coding sequence ATGCTCGCCCCCCGTCTCGACAGGCGTCTGGACGTCCTGCTGGACCGCACACGTCCCGAGCCGCCCGGCCTGGCCGACCTGGTGGCGGCAGGGCTGGATCGGCTTCCACTGCCCGGCACCGGGCGCACGCTCGAGCGCTGGCAGGCGCTGGCGGCGGTCGCTGCCTGCGATCTGTCGTTGGTCAAGCGTTTCGAGGGCCATACCGACGCGCTCGCCATCCTGGCCGAACTCGGCGGGGCAGAAGCGCCCGAGGGCAGCCGATGGGGCACCTGGTGCGCCGAACCACCGACGGCGCGCGTCGCCCTTCGGCAACGCGACGGCCGATGGGTGCTCGAAGGCACCAAGGCCTGGTGCTCCGGTGCGGCCGACGTGACCCACGCGGTCGTCAGTTGCTGGGACGAGGACGGCGCACAGCGTCTGGCCGCCGTGGCGATGGCGCAACCGGGCGTCCGCGTCACGGGCCAGGGCTGGCATGCCGTCGGCATGTCGGCAACGGGCAGCGTCGACGTGCAGTTCGACGGCGCCGAGGCGCTGCCGGTCGGCGAGGCGGGCGACTACGTCGCACGGCCCGGCTTCTGGCAAGGCGGAGCGGGCATCGCAGCCTGCTGGTACGGCGGTGCATGGGGCATTGCCGAGATGACGAGAGCGCTGTGCGGTCCCCGGCCCGATGCGCATCGGCTGGCGCATCTCGGCGCGATCGATGTCGCCTTGGCCGGCGCCGCCGCCGTGCTGCGAGAGATGGCCGCATGGATCGACGAGCAGCCCTCGTCGCTCGCCCACCCGTGTGCCTTGCGCGCCCGGCTGGTGACGGAAGCCGCGGCATCGGCGGTGCTCGAACATGCCGGCCGCGCCCTGGGCGCCGGCCCGCTGTGCCGCGACCCGCGCTTCGCGCGCGCCATGGCCGACCTCCCCGTGTTCCTGCGCCAGAGCCATGCCGAGCGCGATCTCGCGGCGCTGGGTGAAGCGGTGCTGCCGCCCCAGGAGGCCCCGTGGGCGCTGTAG
- a CDS encoding PIG-L deacetylase family protein produces the protein MGAVDDKAIAGLGTAEDAWLPWLAAQRLRSASAADLLAADRRLVMVAPHPDDEVLAIGGLLAQWSDLLGDVLIVAVTDGEGSHAGSAQWPPLRLSAERPLESAEAWRRLGFGQATCERLGLPDGGVGAQRDVLAERMAALLRPTDIVFTTWRHDGHPDHEATGRACAVACAQIGCTLVEVPVWAWHWAQPGDARLPWHRAVRLPLDASSAARKRHAVGAFTSQLRSDPSTGAGPILRSTTVQRAHRPFEIFFAEPHDVPR, from the coding sequence GTGGGCGCTGTAGACGACAAGGCGATCGCCGGACTCGGCACGGCGGAAGATGCCTGGCTGCCCTGGCTGGCGGCACAGCGGCTGCGGTCGGCGTCCGCCGCCGATCTGCTGGCCGCGGACCGTCGGCTGGTCATGGTCGCCCCCCATCCCGACGACGAGGTGCTCGCCATCGGCGGCCTCCTCGCGCAGTGGTCGGACCTGCTGGGCGACGTGCTGATCGTGGCGGTGACCGACGGCGAAGGCAGCCATGCCGGGTCGGCGCAATGGCCGCCCCTGCGGCTGAGCGCCGAGCGCCCGCTGGAGAGCGCCGAAGCCTGGCGCCGGCTGGGCTTCGGCCAGGCGACGTGCGAGCGGCTGGGCCTGCCGGACGGTGGCGTGGGGGCGCAGCGCGATGTGCTGGCCGAGCGCATGGCCGCCCTGCTGCGTCCGACCGACATCGTCTTCACGACCTGGCGCCACGACGGCCATCCCGATCACGAAGCCACCGGACGGGCCTGCGCCGTGGCCTGTGCGCAAATCGGCTGCACACTCGTCGAAGTGCCCGTGTGGGCGTGGCACTGGGCCCAACCCGGCGATGCGCGCCTGCCCTGGCACCGCGCCGTACGGCTCCCGCTCGATGCGTCCAGCGCCGCGCGCAAGCGCCACGCGGTGGGTGCCTTCACCAGCCAGCTGCGGTCGGACCCGTCCACCGGTGCCGGCCCCATCCTGCGCAGCACCACCGTGCAGCGGGCGCACCGACCCTTCGAGATCTTCTTCGCCGAGCCCCATGACGTCCCACGATGA
- a CDS encoding class I SAM-dependent methyltransferase produces MTSHDDPKPADRRPYFESLYGSDDDPYGLRTRWYEERKRNVLLAALPHRRYATAYEPGCGAGELTVALAARCDAVLASDFSARAVASARRRTAGLANVRVASHELPDDWPHDEAPFDLIVVCELGYFLDAPAMCTLAEHCAASLTPDGVLVACDWRPDFDERALATDAVHGAFASTGLARTVRHAEDDFLLELWCRDARSVAQREGIR; encoded by the coding sequence ATGACGTCCCACGATGACCCGAAGCCGGCGGACCGGCGGCCCTACTTCGAATCGCTCTACGGCAGCGACGACGACCCCTACGGCCTGCGCACCCGCTGGTACGAGGAGCGCAAGCGCAACGTGCTGCTCGCCGCCCTGCCGCACCGGCGCTATGCCACGGCCTATGAGCCGGGATGCGGCGCGGGCGAGCTGACGGTGGCACTGGCCGCGCGCTGCGACGCGGTGCTCGCCAGCGACTTCAGCGCGCGCGCCGTCGCGTCCGCCCGGCGGCGCACGGCCGGCCTGGCGAACGTCCGCGTCGCATCGCACGAGCTGCCGGACGACTGGCCCCACGACGAAGCCCCCTTCGACCTGATCGTGGTGTGCGAACTCGGCTACTTCCTCGATGCGCCGGCGATGTGCACGCTGGCCGAGCACTGCGCGGCCTCGTTGACGCCCGACGGCGTCCTGGTCGCGTGCGACTGGCGGCCCGACTTCGACGAACGCGCCCTCGCGACCGATGCGGTGCACGGCGCCTTCGCCAGTACCGGGCTGGCGCGCACCGTGCGTCATGCCGAAGACGATTTCCTGCTGGAGCTGTGGTGCCGTGACGCACGCTCGGTGGCACAGCGGGAGGGCATCCGGTGA
- a CDS encoding glycosyltransferase, which translates to MIGVVVPAHDEEAHIGDTVAALLVAAAHPALQGEAVEVLVVLDSCSDATGPIARFAGARTLAVDARNVGRARAAGADRLLGEGARWLAFTDADTRVSPEWLMRQLEIDADVVCGSIGVDDWSVHGHYADSLRAHFARTYTDADGHRHVHGANLGVAAEAYVRAGGFPALACSEDVALVEALKETGARIAWSAAPRVSTSARHDARARGGFGDTLLAVIAAGLAVAVAPRLAE; encoded by the coding sequence GTGATCGGCGTCGTCGTCCCCGCGCACGACGAGGAAGCCCACATAGGCGACACCGTTGCCGCGCTGCTCGTGGCGGCGGCCCACCCCGCGCTGCAGGGCGAGGCGGTCGAAGTGCTCGTGGTGCTCGACAGCTGCAGCGATGCGACGGGCCCCATCGCCCGCTTCGCTGGCGCGCGCACCTTGGCCGTCGATGCCCGCAATGTGGGGCGGGCGCGGGCGGCGGGTGCCGACCGACTGCTGGGTGAAGGCGCGCGCTGGCTCGCTTTCACCGACGCCGACACCCGCGTCTCGCCGGAGTGGCTGATGCGCCAGCTCGAGATCGATGCCGACGTCGTGTGTGGCTCGATCGGCGTGGACGACTGGAGCGTGCATGGCCACTACGCGGATTCGCTGCGCGCCCACTTCGCACGCACCTACACCGACGCCGATGGGCACCGCCATGTGCACGGTGCGAACCTCGGCGTTGCTGCCGAGGCCTATGTGCGCGCCGGCGGCTTTCCTGCGCTGGCCTGCAGCGAAGACGTGGCCCTGGTCGAGGCGCTGAAAGAAACGGGCGCCCGCATCGCCTGGAGCGCCGCGCCGCGCGTATCGACCAGCGCACGCCACGATGCGCGGGCGCGCGGCGGCTTCGGCGACACGCTGCTGGCGGTGATCGCGGCGGGCCTCGCCGTAGCGGTGGCGCCGCGGCTCGCCGAGTAG
- a CDS encoding aminotransferase-like domain-containing protein → MAGMAGPVYLRIVQLLGQDIREGLLRPGDSLPSQRALAKQLGINFTTVTRGYDEAKSLGLVQSHHGKGTFVSEARDIARNGLEVRPGAEGRAPIDLTSTWPPNLEIAATLAAEVRQLAQERSFDFLARRGGTVAALDLAAGESWLQPRFAQPIEGRMAMASGTRNALIALLSSLVGSGGSLLVEAMIWPTVRTLATVLGIKLVPVRLDEEGLVPEALEQAALASQATVLYCVPTVQNPTGAVMGLRRRHALIEVARRRGLTLIEDDAYGSLQADPPPLLATLAPDITYAIFGLAKLLSPSMRVSYVVAPDPPRTARLVELLRATMQAAPPLEAALATRLINSGTLARLIGQIRAEAQVRQQTAQRLLAGSSVVIPDAGLFLWLSLPDEWSASDFAGRLRHEGVLIAEGSAFALEGADARNAVRIATGAADSRERLEQALEQIRSLLQQNASLLNVID, encoded by the coding sequence ATGGCCGGGATGGCCGGGCCCGTCTATCTGCGCATCGTGCAACTCCTGGGCCAGGACATCCGGGAAGGTCTTCTGAGGCCCGGCGATTCCCTTCCCTCGCAGCGCGCCCTGGCAAAACAGTTGGGAATCAATTTCACTACAGTGACGCGCGGCTATGACGAGGCGAAGAGCCTGGGCCTGGTGCAGTCGCACCACGGCAAGGGTACCTTCGTCTCCGAAGCGAGGGACATCGCCCGGAACGGCCTGGAAGTGCGCCCAGGCGCCGAGGGGCGTGCGCCTATCGACCTCACGTCCACCTGGCCGCCGAATCTGGAAATTGCCGCCACCCTGGCGGCCGAGGTGCGCCAGCTCGCGCAGGAGCGCTCCTTCGATTTCCTGGCGCGGCGCGGTGGCACGGTCGCGGCGCTTGATCTGGCGGCCGGCGAAAGCTGGCTTCAACCGCGCTTCGCGCAGCCGATCGAGGGGCGCATGGCCATGGCGTCGGGCACGCGCAATGCCCTGATCGCCCTGTTGTCGAGCCTGGTGGGGTCAGGCGGCAGCCTGCTGGTCGAGGCGATGATCTGGCCGACCGTTCGGACGCTGGCGACCGTGCTGGGCATCAAGCTGGTGCCGGTCCGGCTGGACGAGGAGGGGCTGGTGCCCGAAGCGCTGGAGCAGGCCGCGCTGGCTTCGCAGGCCACCGTCCTGTACTGCGTGCCGACGGTCCAGAATCCCACCGGCGCCGTGATGGGGCTGCGCCGCCGCCATGCGCTGATCGAAGTCGCACGGCGCCGCGGACTGACCCTCATCGAGGACGACGCCTACGGCAGCCTGCAAGCCGACCCTCCGCCCCTGCTGGCCACCCTCGCCCCCGACATCACCTACGCCATCTTCGGCCTGGCCAAGCTGCTTTCGCCGAGCATGCGGGTGTCCTATGTGGTGGCGCCCGATCCACCAAGGACGGCCAGGCTGGTCGAGCTGCTGCGCGCCACGATGCAGGCCGCCCCGCCGCTGGAGGCGGCCCTGGCGACGCGCCTGATCAACAGCGGGACACTGGCGAGGCTGATCGGCCAGATTCGCGCGGAAGCACAGGTTCGCCAGCAGACGGCGCAACGGCTCCTGGCGGGAAGCTCGGTTGTCATCCCCGACGCGGGGCTGTTCCTGTGGCTGAGCCTGCCCGACGAGTGGAGTGCCTCCGACTTCGCCGGTCGGCTTCGGCACGAGGGTGTGCTGATCGCCGAGGGATCGGCCTTCGCCCTCGAGGGGGCCGACGCCCGGAATGCCGTGCGCATCGCGACCGGGGCGGCGGACAGCCGCGAAAGGCTCGAACAGGCGCTGGAACAGATCCGCAGCCTGCTACAGCAGAACGCCTCGCTGCTCAACGTCATCGACTGA
- a CDS encoding 3-hydroxyacyl-CoA dehydrogenase family protein yields the protein MNSRSAVVVGSGIMGRDIAAIFLNAGWPTQVVAQTRAEWPNAAAHVAQSVAQLGGSLQEGLLQWRASLPSVDWDGVGIVVESVTENLAIKQQVFQQLDALVPPHVPIGSNSSGMRITDIASDCTTRHRMANAHFFLPAHLVPLVEVAKGEYTSDEAVSQLMRIFAAVNRVPVRVHRDVPGFLANRIQHALMREAFSVIDEGLASPEDVDAAVRFGFGFRYVAAGPILQKEFAGLDTQFAAASSIYPSLCNASAPSRILGDKVAAGRFGTKSGHGFWDWTDAQIAAERARYEHALLQAARLLTPALVPANAAVAAAHEGAE from the coding sequence ATGAATTCCCGATCTGCAGTCGTCGTCGGCAGCGGCATCATGGGTCGCGACATCGCCGCGATCTTCTTGAACGCCGGCTGGCCCACCCAGGTCGTCGCGCAGACACGTGCCGAATGGCCGAACGCAGCGGCGCACGTCGCGCAGTCGGTCGCACAACTCGGTGGCAGCCTGCAGGAGGGCCTGCTGCAATGGCGCGCGTCCCTGCCGTCGGTCGACTGGGACGGCGTCGGCATCGTCGTCGAGTCGGTCACCGAAAACCTGGCGATCAAGCAGCAGGTCTTCCAGCAGCTCGACGCGTTGGTGCCTCCGCATGTGCCGATCGGCTCGAACAGCAGCGGCATGCGGATCACCGACATCGCCTCCGACTGCACGACCCGTCACCGGATGGCCAACGCGCACTTCTTTCTCCCTGCCCACCTCGTGCCGCTGGTCGAGGTGGCCAAAGGCGAGTACACGAGCGACGAGGCGGTCAGCCAGCTGATGCGCATCTTCGCCGCGGTCAATCGGGTCCCCGTCCGCGTCCATCGCGACGTCCCCGGCTTCCTGGCCAACCGCATCCAGCATGCCCTGATGCGCGAAGCGTTCTCGGTCATCGACGAAGGCCTCGCATCGCCCGAGGACGTGGATGCCGCGGTGCGTTTCGGATTCGGCTTCCGCTATGTCGCAGCCGGTCCCATCCTGCAGAAGGAATTCGCCGGCCTGGACACGCAGTTCGCCGCAGCCTCGTCCATCTATCCCAGCCTGTGCAACGCCAGCGCGCCCAGCCGCATTCTTGGCGACAAGGTCGCGGCCGGCCGCTTCGGCACGAAAAGCGGCCACGGCTTCTGGGACTGGACCGATGCGCAGATCGCGGCGGAGCGCGCCCGGTACGAGCACGCGCTGCTGCAGGCCGCCCGATTGCTGACCCCCGCGCTCGTCCCGGCGAATGCCGCCGTCGCGGCCGCTCACGAGGGCGCCGAATGA
- a CDS encoding threonine ammonia-lyase gives MSAQQLPDADTVLNAALRIREQVVRTPLLRSNALDAHVGGQVFLKAENLQRSGSFKFRGACSRLLTLSPAQRARGVVAYSSGNHALAIAEAARAIGIRATVVMPQDAPAIKVEGCRQRGAEVALYDREHDDREAIGARLVADQGMTLVPPYDDVLVMAGAGTGALEAMEQMNGVPVDTIVVCCSGGGLAAGWTVAVHAAYPQARVVVVEPQHFDDTGRSLRAGHPLANSRKSGSISDALLANTPGALTFPILRAHAATGVTVSDDETLAAMYFAFHALKLVLEPGGAAALAAVLAQKLPLEGRNTLLICSGGNVDADLFTQCLRLGAATR, from the coding sequence ATGAGCGCCCAGCAGTTGCCCGACGCCGACACGGTGCTGAACGCCGCACTGCGGATCCGCGAGCAGGTCGTGAGGACGCCGCTGCTGCGCTCGAACGCCCTGGACGCGCACGTGGGCGGGCAGGTGTTCCTCAAGGCCGAGAACCTCCAGCGCAGCGGCTCGTTCAAGTTCCGCGGCGCGTGCAGCCGTCTCCTGACCCTCTCGCCGGCCCAGCGTGCCCGGGGCGTGGTGGCCTATTCGTCCGGCAACCATGCCTTGGCCATCGCCGAGGCGGCGCGCGCCATCGGCATCCGCGCGACGGTCGTCATGCCCCAGGATGCCCCGGCGATCAAGGTCGAGGGTTGTCGGCAGCGCGGTGCCGAGGTGGCGCTCTACGACCGCGAACACGACGACCGGGAGGCCATCGGCGCCCGTCTCGTCGCGGACCAGGGCATGACCCTGGTCCCACCTTACGACGATGTGCTCGTGATGGCGGGCGCGGGCACCGGTGCGCTGGAGGCAATGGAGCAGATGAACGGCGTGCCGGTCGACACGATCGTGGTCTGCTGCAGCGGCGGCGGCCTGGCGGCCGGATGGACAGTGGCCGTGCATGCGGCCTACCCGCAGGCCCGGGTCGTCGTGGTCGAGCCGCAGCACTTCGACGACACCGGACGCTCCCTGCGCGCCGGCCATCCGCTCGCCAATTCGCGCAAGTCCGGCTCCATCAGTGATGCCCTGCTCGCCAACACGCCCGGTGCGCTCACCTTTCCCATCCTGCGGGCCCATGCGGCGACGGGCGTGACGGTGTCGGACGACGAGACATTGGCGGCCATGTATTTCGCCTTCCATGCGCTCAAGCTGGTGCTCGAGCCCGGCGGGGCCGCGGCCCTGGCGGCGGTGCTGGCGCAGAAGCTTCCGCTCGAGGGCCGCAACACGCTGCTGATCTGCTCGGGAGGCAATGTCGACGCGGACCTGTTCACGCAATGCCTGCGCCTCGGCGCCGCAACGCGCTAA